The genomic window ATCATCGCGGACTGGGAGAGAGACGGCGTCGCCGACAGGGCGCTTTCGCTCACCGGACAGACGCCGCATCTCTCCGCCCCGTCGGCGCTGCTTGCCTGGATCAGCCGCCATCAGCCGGAACGCTATCACCGGATCGGCGCGGTTCTCGGCTGCAAGGACTGGCTGACATTCTGCCTGACCGGCCATGTCGGCACCGACCGCACCGAGGCCAGCACCGCCTTCACCGATGTCCAAACCCAGGACTATTCGCTTGCCGCGGCCGAACTCTACGGCCTTGAGCGGATTTTCGACAGGCTTGCGCCGAGCGCCCATTCCGCCGCCGTCATCGGCCATGTCAGCGATGAGGCCGCGCGGGCAACCGGCCTTGCCGCCGGAACGCCGGTGGCCGCCGGCCTGCACGATGTGACGGCGTCCGCTTTGGGCATTGGCGCGCACAAAAGCGGCGTCATGGGCGTCGTTGCCGGGACCTATTCGATCAACGAGATCGTCACCGACAAACCGCTCACCGATCCGCGCTGGTTCTGCCGCAACGCCATCGAACCCGGCCAGTGGAACGCGATGTCGATTTCGCCGGCGTCGGCGGCGAATTACGACTGGTTCCTCGACACGCTCTGCCAGGGCGATCACGACAAGGCGAATGACGGCGGGCCGCCGATCCATCAGGCCGTAGCCTCCGAGATCGACGCGGCGATCGCGCGTCCCTCCAGCCTGCTGTTTCATCCCTATCTGTTCGGATCGCCCCATGGCGGCGCGAGCAGCGGCTCCTTCGTCGGGCTTCATGGCTGGCATGAGCGCGGCGACATGCTGAAGGCGGTTCTCGAGGGCATCGCCTTCAACCATCGCGAACATGTCGATGCGCTCGGCGACGGCTTTTCCTATAACCAGGTGCGGCTGACCGGCGGCGTGTCGCGCAATTCATCGTTTGCGCAGATGTTCGCCGATATCCTCGATCGCCCCGTCACCGTGACCGCCACCGAGGAGGCCGCCGCATGGGGGGCCGCCCTTTGCGCAGGTGCCGCCGTCGGCCTTTATGCAGGCCCGACCGACGACCCGCGCGATCTCGACGCCATCAGCCGGACATTCCGGCCGGATGCCAAAAGGGCAGCGGCCTATGATCGCCGCTTCGCCGTCTACCGGCGGATATCGGAAGCGCTGAAGCCGCACTGGCAAGCGCTGGAAGCACTCGGCGACAGGGAGCGCGGACAATGATCAAGGCCGACAACCGGCGCGAGGAAATCGCGGATTACGTCATCGCCCATGGCCAGGTGCGCATCGACAGGCTGGTCGAGCATTTCGGCGTGTCGCGCATGACCATCCACCGCCATATCGACCAACTCGCGGCCAAGGGCGTTCTGCGCAAGCTTCACGGCGCGGTCAGCGCCCAGCCCTCCGGGATCTATGAAAGCCTCCACCGCTACCGCGCAACCGTGGCGACCGCCGAAAAGCAGGCGTTGGCCAAGGCGGCGCTTCACCATATCGAACCCGGCCAGGTGATCTTTCTGGACGATTCCACCACCGCCGGCGCGATCGCGCCGTTCCTCAACGATATCGACCCGCTGACCGTGATCTCCAACAGCGTGGCGGTCGCCAACGAGCTGGTCGATGCCGACGTGGTCGATTTCATCTGCCTCGGCGGCCAGTATCACCGCACCTACAACGCCTATATCGATCATATCTGCCTGCGCGCGATCGAGGCCTTGCGGGCCGATCTCTTGATCTGCTCGGCATCGGCGATCGAGGGCACGACCGCCTTCATCCAGGACCAGCAGGTCGCGCGCGTCAAGCAGACCATGGTCGCCTCCGCCGGCAAATCCATCCTGCTTGCCGACCACACCAAGTTCGGCAAGGTCGCCCTTCATGTGTTCGACGATCTCACCGCCTTCGACACCGTGATCGTGACCGACGGCCTCGATCCGGCTGAAGCCGAGCGGCTTCGCGCGGCAGGGGTCAACCTCCAGATCGTGAAAGGTCCATCCCGATGAGCGAAGACACCGCTTTCGACGTGGTCATCATCGGCGCGGGCGTCAACGGCGCCGGCCTTTTCCGAGACCTCTCGCTTCAGGGCGTCAACTGCCTGATCACCGAGAAGTCCGATTTCGGCTCCGGCACCAGCGCCGCGCCCTCGCGGCTGATCCATGGCGGGCTGAAATATCTCGAGACCGGCGAGTTCGGCCTCGTCGCCCAGTCGACGCTGGAGCGCAACCTGCTGCTGCTGAACGCGCCTCACTGCGTCGAGCCGCTGCCGACCATGATCCCGATCTTCTCCTGGACCAAGGGGATCTGGGCGGCGATCCGAACGCTGTTCGGCTCCACCAGCGCGCCGCGCAGCCGGGGCGCGATTTTGGTCAAGATCGGGCTCGCGCTCTATGATTTCTACGGCGCCCGCAACCGGGTGATGCCGCGCCACAAGCTCGTCGGCCGAAAGCGGGCGCTGCGCGACATGCCGGGGCTGACCGAGGCGATCGTCGCCGCCGGCACCTATTACGATGCCCGCATCACCCAGCCCGAACGGCTGGTGATGGAACTGATAAAGGACGGGCTTGCCGCCAATCCCGGCTCGGCGGCGTACAACGCGACCACCATCCGGGAGGCCGATGCGGAGCGGATCGTGTTCGAGACCGAGGCCGGCGAGACCTTCGCCGTCAAACCCGGCCTGGTGGTCAATGCCGCCGGTCCCTGGATCGATCACGTCAACGCCATGCTGGGCATGCAAACAAAGCTGATCGGCGGCACCAAGGGCTCCCATGTGCTGCTGCGCAACGACGAACTGGTGCGGCGGCTTGCCGGGCGGATGATCTATTTCGAGGCCGATGACGGGCGCATCTGTCTGGTCTACGAATATCTCGGCCTCGCCCTTGCCGGCTCCACCGATATTCCCGCCGACAATCCGGACGCGGTGCGGTGCGAGGATGACGAGATCGGCTATTTCATCGCCAGCCTCAAGGCGCTGCTTCCGGGCCTCGAAATCGGCGAGGAGCAGATCGTCTACGCCTATAGCGGCATCCGCCCGCTCCCGGCCTCCAATGCCGATATTCCGGGGCTGATCAGCCGCGATCATTCCGCCCCGGTTCTGGAAGCCGACGATGCCCGGCACTTCGCGATCATTC from Martelella sp. NC20 includes these protein-coding regions:
- a CDS encoding FGGY-family carbohydrate kinase, producing MPSLLGIDNGLTVTKAVLFDMDGTVLAVARRRVPQSMPEARFVERDMDGLWRATAEAIAEAVSLSGRPASDIAAVAATAHGDGLYLLDQDGKPLGPGILSLDSRAGDIIADWERDGVADRALSLTGQTPHLSAPSALLAWISRHQPERYHRIGAVLGCKDWLTFCLTGHVGTDRTEASTAFTDVQTQDYSLAAAELYGLERIFDRLAPSAHSAAVIGHVSDEAARATGLAAGTPVAAGLHDVTASALGIGAHKSGVMGVVAGTYSINEIVTDKPLTDPRWFCRNAIEPGQWNAMSISPASAANYDWFLDTLCQGDHDKANDGGPPIHQAVASEIDAAIARPSSLLFHPYLFGSPHGGASSGSFVGLHGWHERGDMLKAVLEGIAFNHREHVDALGDGFSYNQVRLTGGVSRNSSFAQMFADILDRPVTVTATEEAAAWGAALCAGAAVGLYAGPTDDPRDLDAISRTFRPDAKRAAAYDRRFAVYRRISEALKPHWQALEALGDRERGQ
- a CDS encoding DeoR/GlpR family DNA-binding transcription regulator, encoding MIKADNRREEIADYVIAHGQVRIDRLVEHFGVSRMTIHRHIDQLAAKGVLRKLHGAVSAQPSGIYESLHRYRATVATAEKQALAKAALHHIEPGQVIFLDDSTTAGAIAPFLNDIDPLTVISNSVAVANELVDADVVDFICLGGQYHRTYNAYIDHICLRAIEALRADLLICSASAIEGTTAFIQDQQVARVKQTMVASAGKSILLADHTKFGKVALHVFDDLTAFDTVIVTDGLDPAEAERLRAAGVNLQIVKGPSR
- a CDS encoding glycerol-3-phosphate dehydrogenase/oxidase, whose amino-acid sequence is MSEDTAFDVVIIGAGVNGAGLFRDLSLQGVNCLITEKSDFGSGTSAAPSRLIHGGLKYLETGEFGLVAQSTLERNLLLLNAPHCVEPLPTMIPIFSWTKGIWAAIRTLFGSTSAPRSRGAILVKIGLALYDFYGARNRVMPRHKLVGRKRALRDMPGLTEAIVAAGTYYDARITQPERLVMELIKDGLAANPGSAAYNATTIREADAERIVFETEAGETFAVKPGLVVNAAGPWIDHVNAMLGMQTKLIGGTKGSHVLLRNDELVRRLAGRMIYFEADDGRICLVYEYLGLALAGSTDIPADNPDAVRCEDDEIGYFIASLKALLPGLEIGEEQIVYAYSGIRPLPASNADIPGLISRDHSAPVLEADDARHFAIIPLIGGKWTTFRGFAEEVADAILKRLGRNRRVSTEKSAIGGGRDFPVDKAARQNWIRDVARETGLSKNRIDELLSRYGTTARAIAAHEAGFASDERLPQASGYSAAEIDWIARNEFVVHLADIVMRRTTLAITGRLQTGDIERIADLAGGALGWSDETRAREVAAVEEHLRSVNRVRF